The window TAAATTTCGGGCTTCATGTATCAAAATTTATTAGGAAAATAAACTTGGATATATTTTCATGTAGTTCCGCTACTTCTCTCGAGGTTTCATTCATGGAGCCTGTTGCATAACTTGTTGATTGTGTTTCCTCCTCCTTTTGGCGTCAAAAGATCCTAGAAAGGGCATCACCATTCGTGACTGTGACCAGGTGTGGTTAATAACGTTGTTTTCAACACGGGCATCATCTCTCTTAGGCACGAGTTGTACCCCGCGTGTAAAAGACCTCGTGATGGTGTTTTGGTTCTTCCTAACACTCTCATCACCAGGGTATCTAGATATTTCCCAAACTGTAAACCACGCGATAACAACTTGGTCTAGTTTCATAGTTGTAATCTTAATGTTACTGCAAGAGCATCAAATAATGGCGTGGAACTTACCCCGCCTCAGACCAATTGTCCTGCCACCGTGGTTCACAGCCTTTCATCATCAGCGACAGAAATCACCATCATGACTCTGAAAAGGCAGCCTAGTCGGTAAGAAGAGGGCGTATTGCCTTCTAAAATATGTATTGCACCTAGAGTAAGTGCAACGTATATTTTCAGTGTTTACAAATTAGCCACTTGTTAGAGTTAATTAACTCAACTGAACGCAAGAAAGATCATGGAAAAACATGTGAGATCAAGCTCAGTTTATCTTCCTTGTTTTGTGAGGAGATTCAACCATGCACTGCCTTCCGCGGACAGCGTCGGCTTCGCTTTCACTTCAATGTCGATCACAGATTAACATCAGCGAGACACGGTCCTATTATCTCTTGTGAAGACCTTTTCCTTAACCCTGCTCTAATTAAGGCATGCCTTGTCAGCATAGTCCAAAATATAATCTACTCTATATAACTGAAAGAACATTCTCTCCAGTGCAAAAGTGGGTGATAAAGAAGGTCAATCATGGGAATCATTAGTTTAATCCCCACCAAATTTCCCTCTTTACGTGCCTTGAATCGCACCCCTAATCATCATCACTAAACTCCTTTAAACCGCATGAATAAAAACAGACTTTTGGAGCAGCAGCATGAGCATGACATGAAAGACCAGCACACTAGTGCACTCGTACCGACTGAACTCAAGATTGAGGTGGGGAGGAGTTGCCGTAGAGCAAGGGACACGTTCGCGCGGCCGTATCCTCCGCCCTTTTGACCGCTCGCTCGGTGGCTTCGGCGGACAGCGAGACGTACGGGGACGACCGGTATCGGCGTGCTCAGCTACAGCCAGCCACCGAGGGAGACAGTGGGAGCTTGAGGCTTGGCTTGCTTTCAAGTCAAGTCGTTGGCATTTGGCACCACCTCTCCCGCCTGTATCTTTCTCTCCAGAGCTCGCAGGATCCTATCATTTTAGCTTGGTGAATGCACGTCCCATCATGAGCCGCATCATGGGCTGCGGTTGTGGTGCCGGTGGTTGCCTTGCGCTCCACAGCTTTTGCTGAGCACCTAAAACCGCACCTCGCCCCCCTGCGAGCCCGATCGGCTCACTTCTTGCGTCCgtccgtgcgtgcgtgcgtgcgtgcatggagGAAGCTGGTGGGTGTGCGAGGATGGGTCTGAGAGGGGTGCTGCTCGCTCTGGCCTTGCTGCTCTCGGTGTGCGTGCGAGCAAGCCATGGACTCACGGACAGCCAGGACAGTGAGTACCCTGCCTCATCCATTCTTGCTTAGTTTCACAACTAGTACAATTCATCGATGATGAGACAAGAATTTTGAGCTCTTCTCCTCTTTCTTTACCCAAGTAGTATAACTCACGTGTGCTAACTCTACTACCTTGAGTCGATCGCAGCTTCTGTTCTCCGAGCGCTAATGGATCAGTGGCAGAACTCGCCGCCGACATGGGGACAGTCTGATGATCCCTGCGGTGTTTCGCCATGGGATGGGGTGACATGCAGCAACAACAGGGTGATCTCCATGTAAGTGTCGGCAAAGCTCGACAAGAATTTCACTGCAACTTCCGCCAAAGTGCCAGGTCAACAAAACTTACCATTATTATCCAACCGTGTCTTTCAGAAAAGTGTCAACCATGGGCATCAAAGGACTTCTAGCTGCTGACATCGGGCAGCTGACCGAGCTGCAATCCCTGTATGTAGCGGCAGAGCACTAGAGTGTCAAGCTAAACCTTTTCTTCAACATAATCCCTCTTCTTGCAGCTCTGCTTGCATTACTGAGCCATGACATGAGCAATTCTATGTGTATGCAGGGACCTGTCATTCAACAAAGACCTTGGAGGTGTGCTCACTCCGACCATCGGTAATTTGAAGCAGCTTGCAACCTTGTAAGTTTCTAAACGTGCACGGCCTTCTTGTTTTCGGTTAGGTTATGTCACTATGCTCATGTCTTGTACTTTGTGCCGCATGGTTTGAAGGATTCTGGCAGGTTGCAGCTTTCACGGCAACATCCCTGATGAGCTAGGGAGTCTTCCCAACCTATCTTACATGTAAGAGATTCACTGGTGCCCCACAGATGATACTGCACATTTGTGCCACTGTGATTCAGTTTTTGCAGGAAAAAAATGACATTGATCAAACTCTATTTCAGGGCTCTGAACTCGAATCAGTTCTCTGGAAAAATACCAGCATCTCTGGGCAATCTCTCCAGCCTCTATTGGTTTGATGTCGCCGACAATCAGCTGACTGGCCCATTGCCAATCTCATCAAACGGGGGAATGGGTCTAGACAAGCTTACAAAAACCAAACACTTGTAGGTTATACAAGTTGTTTTTTTTTTGGGGGGTATTGTCATTTCTGAAGCAGAGATGAGAAGTGGAACGTATCTCTAACCGTACTGTTTCTGGTGATCTGTAGCCACTTCAATAAGAACCAATTGTCTGGTCCCATCCCAGATGCTCTCTTCAGCCCTGAGATGACACTGATTCATCTGTGAGTTCCCGAAGCCCTCTCTGCCTATAGATTCATCTTTCTCCTGCTTCGCGACATGTGTGCTGACACCTCAAGATATTCGGTGCAGGCTTTTCGATGGAAATAAATTCACCGGTGACATCCCGGACTCTCTTGGGTTTGTTAGTACACTCGAAGTTGTGTAAGTGTCCTTGTCAGACGAAACTCTGCCCAATTCATCTTATTTTGTTGGATGGTCTGCCAGATATGAATCTTCTATATGTTTGTTTGGACAGACGGCTGGATAGAAATTCCCTCTCCGGCCCAGTTCCAGCGAACCTGAATAACCTCACCAAAGTAAACGAGCTGTAAGTTGTCTACGATGCACTGTGTAAGTAAGTGCAAGTACAAAGCTATAGCCATTGTAAGCACATTATCTTCATATATGTTTCAGCAACTTAGCCAACAACCAGCTTAACGGACCGTTGCCCAATCTATCTGGGATGACTCTTCTCAATTATGTGTAAGCACTAAGCAATTTACACCGCAGAAGATTTCTGCTGCTAATTTGTTCGAACCACCAGGCTTGATCTGATAGTAATTCATCTGGTCTAATTGCACCGCAGCGATCTGAGCAACAACACATTTGATCCTTCCCCGAGCCCGCAGTGGTTTTGGAAGTTGCCACAGCTCTCAGCTCTGTAAGTTCCCCTGAAATAACTTTGCAACTTCACAGTATATATGCTTGGATGGCTAAATCTGACAGTGTCTTGTGATGCCAAACCAAGGGTCATACAATCCGGAAGACTCTACGGCACGGTGCCGATGAAGCTGTTCAGCAGCCCGCAGCTGCAGCAAGTGTAAATTCGCGCAAAAACCTTGTCTGCATTTTTTTTTGCACCAAAAAATGGTGAAACTGGTGGGTCTTTGTGGCGAATCTGACAAGGCCTCTTTGCAGGATCTTGGACGGCAACGCGTTCAATGGCACCCTCGACCTGGGGAGGAGCATCAGCAGCGAGCTGAGCATGGTGAGCTTCAAGGACAACGACTTCTCCTCCGTCACGGTGACCTCCAGCTACAACGGCACGCTCGCGTGAGTACCAAGATAGCAGTGGCCAATTCCGGTTTCCAGACAGTGGCAGTGCTGCCATCTTACTTACAAACTCCTGCCACGGCATGGCATCGTTCAGGCTGGCCGGGAACCCGGTGTGCGACCACCTGCCGAACACGGCGTACTGCAACGTGACGCAGCACGCGCCTTCGCCGGCGTACACGACGAGTCTGGTGAAGTGCTTCTCGGGGGCGTGCCCGCCGGAGCAGAGCATGAGCCCGCAGAGCTGCGGGTGCGCGTACCCGTACCAGGGGGTGATGTACTTCCGCGCGCCCTTCTTCGCGGACGTGGGCAACGGCACTGCGTTCCAGGAGCTGGAGAGCAAGCTGTGGACCAAGCTGGAGCTCTCCCCGGGCTCCGTGGCCCTGCAGGACCCCTTCTTCAACAGCGACTCCTACATGCAGGTCCAGGTGAAGCTCTTCCCTTCGGGCGGGCCCTACTTCAACCGCACCGAGGTGATGCGCATCGGCTTCGACCTCAGCAACCAGACCTTCAAGCCGCCCAAGGAGTTCGGCCCCTACTACTTCATCGCCTCCCCGTACCCCTTCCCAGGTCACCAGCGAACAACGATAATACCTTTTACCTGTTGTTTGCTCAACCTTTGAGTACGTACGTATGTGGCTGAGTGAGATACCACCATGTGGGATGTGTGGCTTGCAGATCGGAACGGGCCGGCGTCCAAGAGCAAGGGCGCCATCATCGGGATCGCAGTTGGCTGCGGCGTCCTGCTCATCGCGCTCGTCGGAGCTGCCGTCTACGCGTTCATGCAGAGGCGGCGCGCGCAGAAGGCCACGGAAGAGCTTGGCGGGCCTTTCGGTACGCCTTCTCTTAAAATAAACTTGTCAGAGaactgaaagcattttcttcaccgGCCGGCCGGACGAGTACGAGTGAAGTGAAAGTGGTGGTGCTGCAGCGTCGTGGGCTCGGAGCGAGGAGCGGGGCGGCGCGCCGCGGCTGAAAGGGGCGAGGTGGTTCTCGTGCGAGGAGCTGAAGCGGAGCACCAACAACTTCGCGGAGGCCAACGAGCTGGGGTACGGAGGGTACGGCAAGGTGTACAGGGGCATGCTGCCCAACGGGCAGTTCATCGCCATCAAGAGGGCGCAGCAAGGTTCCATGCAGGGCGGGCACGAGTTCAAGACCGAGATCGAGCTGCTCTCCCGGGTGCACCACAAGAACCTCGTCGGCCTCGTCGGCTTCTGCTTCGAGCAGGGCGAGCAGATGCTCGTCTACGAGTACATGTCCGCCGGCACGCTGCGCGACAGCCTCACCGGTAAGCCTTCCTCTCGTCTTGTCTCGTCTCGATAACCATATCAAGTCAAGTACAAGTCCGGCAACCTTCCGCCCGTGGCTGCAGGGAAGAGCGGCCTGCATCTCGACTGGAAGAAGCGGCTCCGGGTGGCGCTGGGCGCGGCCCGCGGCCTCGCCTACCTGCATGAGCTCGCCGACCCGCCCATCATCCACCGGGACGTCAAGTCCAGCAACATCCTCATGGACGAGCACCTCACCGCCAAGGTCGCCGACTTCGGCCTCTCCAAATTAGTGTCTGATAGCGACAAGGGGCACGTCAGCACCCAAGTCAAAGGAACGCTGGTAAGACTCAGTGATCGGCTCAGGCATTCATCCCTGCAGTTGCACATGTTCCTTCCAGAGTTCCAGTGAATGTGACTTGGTGTGTTTTTTGTTCTTCGCCTGCAGGGTTATCTGGACCCCGAGTACTACATGTCCCAGCAACTCACCGAGAAGAGCGACGTCTACAGCTTCGGTGTGGTCATGCTCGAGCTGATCATCGCCAGGCAGCCGATCGAAAAGGGGAAGTACATCGTCAGGGAGGCCAAGAGGGTTTTCGACGCTGCCGACGCCGAGTTCTGCGGCCTCAGGGGCATGATAGACTCCAGGATCATGAACACCAACCATCTCGCCGCGTTCAGCAAGTTCGTGCAGCTGGCCCTCCGGTGCGTGGAGGAGGGCGCCGCCGCCCGACCTTCGATGAGCGACGTCGTCAAGGAGATCGAGATGATGCTGCAGAGCGAGGGGCTCAGCAGCGCCTCGACATCCGCCTCCACGTCTGCGACGGACTTTGACGTCACTAAAAGCGCTCCTCGCCACCCTTACAACGACCCTCTCCCAAAGGAGAAGGACATGAGCACAGACTCATTCGACGACTACAGCGGAGGATATTCCTTCCAGTCAAAGGTCGAACCAAAGTAGCTGGTTTCTGGTAGGGTTTCTATGCTGGCCGAACCATTTTCTTCCTCCTCAGCAAGTAGCTTGCCTAATActatgtcgagatgtgaagaattTTTATTCTATGTGATTTACCATTAGCACTCTCTTATTAGAGTGATTTTGTATGGCGATTGGCGATGTTCTAATCAAAACGTTGTTACTTACGGCTAACACCGCCAGGGCCACCAAACAAACAGTTCTGTATGAGTACTTATACCCTACTAATAGGGGGGAAATCCTATTTATGGTATTAGATTGGTCCTAACTTTTGCCAGACGAGTTCATTGCACGGAAGAATGCTTCTTGTTTCATCACACACAAAAGTGTTTTGAGCGCACTACATTTGTTGCATGAAAACATCTCAGAAATAATGTTATGATACAGCAATTTCTATGTTGCACATGTACAAAAAACACTGTTGCGGCACAATTGCCATGTTTCATTGCTAGTCCAATTCTATGTCAGGAATTTGGATCAGATTACCAGTCCTAAGTTCTCCCCCGATAGTGCAATTAAACAGGCACACTGACTCGACAACTAACAAGACATCTATCTATGTTGTATTTCCTGAGGGATAATACTATCAGTTTGCTGCAAAAGCTAATGCCGCCGCCGCATAGCTTGCATTTTGCTATCTAGTTTTATCATACAACCGAACACAGGATAATTCTTAAACACAATTTACTGGTCGTATAAAATTTATTCGTATCTGCTCCACATGCAAAGATTTCATCCATTTCATAAAATGTGAATCAATTCCGTTACAGAAGGAACATACTCAAGGTTACAATGGTACAATGACTATTTTCTGTAAAATTAGCTGTCAAAATTTCCAATCATAGGTCCTTCTTGCTACCTAAAGGTCTAGGGTGGAAGTCCAACATCCATTGCTTATAATTTGTGTACAGGGTCAAAATAATAAACTGTGAGAAGCAGATGAACATTATCAGTGCTTCAAAGAGGAAGGGATACCTCTTTGGAGGCTCTATTTGCAGGTACACAGTGTGAAGCAAGATCGAGCATAACAATGGCAGGCTCAGAACTGCCATTGTTCCAGACGAAATGTTCGTCCCCTTTCCATAGTTTCCACCAGGTGAGTAGTAAATAAGAACGAATAATCCAAGAACAGCTATATATTGTAGAAGAAGCTGATCACGGCAGATAAGCGGGTACATCGAAAAAAGTGCATAGTACGTGAACCATCCATGCAGGTGAGGTTCGTGTAATGCTAAAAGGCTTGCGGGTAAAAGAGGAAGCAAAATTGATTTCTCGTGCACTACAATTATAAAACAAAGAAACACGAAGATCAAAGAAACATCACATATACTTGCAACAAAAAGAGTATCAACCCAGCAGTAGAACATACCTTGGTACGAGAATAGATAGAAAGAGAACGAGCTGTTCAACAGAGAATAGAGGAAGCCAAGATTACTTGGTGACTTGACTTGCTGAATAAATGAAGGCAAGAAAGCCAGGATGGTAGCAGAAAGACTCATAAGTTTCAGCGGCTTTATTGCGTACAATCGCTTCCACTTGATAAGAACTGAGGTGGTACACCAGAAATTTGCAACATAATCCTCATATAAACCCCTCTCAAACGGAGCCAATCGAGAGATTACCTGACAGTGGAGTTAACATGTTTAGTGAACTGAGCCAATTATATATAGAATAAGCTTCATTGGTGAATTGACCAGCTCAGTAAGGAGATCACTACATTTTAGTTGAACAAGATTTCTTCAGTATAGACTAGTTTGCTTGAACAACAAAATAACCAGATCACACATGCAGCAATTACCTGCATGGCAGCCTCATAAGAATGCAAATAAGGCcaccaaacaagagcaaaagttccCAGTACAACAAAACCAAGTTTCATGATctcaacaattggacacttccgctTCAGGCATTTTCCAAGAAGATGCCCAAAAAAAGCTGGCGCAAAGTACATGCTCATCTGCAAGATATCAAACATGGCCCATGAATTTATAGAATCACAATATTTTGAAAAGCTCTATATGAACAGGGAGAGGCGCAGGTTAGTTTTATGGAAGTAGTGCCGGAAACTGTAGTAGATAAAAATCCATGCAAGACTTGTAACTGATTCAGCAGGTTTACTCTATTTCCCATCAAAGTAAGTGGGACAATTAATTGATTCACTCCCAATTTCCATCTCTAGCAGCCCATTATATTGCCAGCTTGAGCTAGTTGGAAATTCAGCTAGTAGCCCTCAAAAGTTGAGTACTCCTAAGAATTGTACCAACACTGCATGCACTTTTCGTGACAGCCTACTCTATTTGTATTACTTTGGGATTGTCTCTTACAGGTCTGTGGCTACTGGCATTCACTGTTGATGCTACTGCCACTCGTGATCACTGACTTTGTCATTCATGCTAGCAGTCGCTTGGGTTAAGTTAGTATCCACTATACACCCCAGGAACCCCCTTTGGGAATCTGTGGGGTTTGCAAAGGCAAAGATCTCTAAGATGTATGGCCTATATCATGTTTGTTGCCGAAGCTTGAGAGTAAGAAATAATTTTAAAGAGTAAAGGCAGTTTCATCTCCCTGGAAATAAAACAAATATATTTATCTTTGTTCCAGATAAGGAAGAACCTGCTTATGGTTAATTGCAAGACTGAAGAGAGCAGCAGCAACAAGTTCGTTCCTCGACAGAATACCAGCAATCGCCCCGAGTGTCAGCCCAAGACTGATGCAGTTATACTGAAACAAAAGGACAATCCGTCATTGTGTAACACACTGAGCAATGCAGTCAACACTATTTTGGCCTGCTCCAATGCACATACACCACTAGTATAATCCCCACCTGAAAATGGCCGTGGTCGATCAGTACTAAACACGGGTTGAGAAGAACCATGGCGAGCAGCCACATCCACCCCTCTCGCCTCTCCCCACTACCGCCAACCCCATCCTTGATGTACGCCCACACGAACCATAGCGCCGCGGGGAAGAACACCATGAGATCAGACGAGAGTACTGTCCACCGCATAAGCAActtcctgcaggaaacagaccacaGAGACTTGAAACAGACACGGAGTTCTGCGCACCACGATGTGCTAAATGTTAGTGCAGAGGGGCCCGTACGATTCGTGGGACTCAAACCCGCGAGAGGATCGGagggcgacggcgtcggggaggGAGGCGTTGATGAGGCGGGCGTGGAGCCGGCTCTGGTAGGCGGAGAGGGGCGGGTAGTCGAGGCCCCAGTAAGCGAGGTCGTTGTCGGAGGTGTTGCGGTACCAGTCGGAGGAGGGGAGGTGGAGGGTGAGCTCCATCCAGTGCCGCTGAGCCTCGTAGTCGCCGAATTTGGGTGCTGCGCCCTGACCCGAGTAGGGTCCGACGGAGACAAGCGCGCGGAGAAGGAGGGCAGCGAAGGAGATAAGGAGGGCAGTGGCGAGCGGCGGCGCTGAGGGTTGCCATGGGAGCCGGGCGGCGACCGATGGATCTGGGGCGGAGTTCCGGGACTTCTTCGGCTTCGCCATGGGCGGCTTTGCTTCCGGCAGATCTTGGTGTCGACTTGATTAGTTGCTGGTGGTTTACCGTACGCATATAATCTTATTTTTTTTCTACTCCGGCTCTGGTGGTTTACCGTAGTATTCTGAATGGACCTTTAATTCGTATATTGCGAACTCGTAAGTCTATACTGAATTCTGCCGGATATATTAGCACTTTTTCGATTAATTTAATTTTTAAGTAAatcatatttttttcaaaaaagatcagatctattatAAAGATTCACCGGAAGTTCAAAACAccacaaacataataaaaattacatcgagatcCATGAATCATCGAACGACCATTGTCATCGCCAGAACGAGCCGTCGACGCGCCGTTGTCGCCACTCCCATACCGAAaccggcttgaccttgtcgatgacagtcaagaagtcttcgtgcacgtgcccctaaAGACCAGCGCCCTGGAGCCGCAGTCGTCGTCTTTTAATCCTTAAGTCAATTTGAAGAACCTAACACCAAATATCGCCGTTACGTACGCACGGCGAGAAACCTTAACCTTGCCGTCCCAAAGAGCTAGTAGGATTCTACGCCGGAGCTCCGTCTAATACGTCCCAACGGACGAACTTGAGGAGGATCGGACCACCATCCGTCCAAACGTCGCCTCTGCGAGGACTAAAACCCTACCTATCTACTAGCGGGAGTCAAGACACCAGGATTCTCCTCCCCACCACCAGCAGCCGGAGCGGCAGCCGGGGGAGGCGAATCCACGGGTTCACCGGAGAAGATGGAGGGAAGGAAGGCTTTGCAAAGTCGCCTTGAGAGAGAGGAAAAATTGTCTTTACTATAATTTTAAGTAAATCATCAACATGTTATTATCAGTATAAAGCCCATACAAATATATAAACGTGTGAGCACATACCAAACATAGAACTGAAAAAAAAATATGAACACAATATGGGCGTGTTTGGATGTTTTCCACGCTAGTGTACACCTGGCCTGGATGATGCCTGTGTTTTGCCTCGCAGCTGTTTGCTTCGTGTCCATGTAGAAAAGATGTCTCTATGGCCCGACCGTTCCTGCCATATGATTAGCCTGGCTCAACTAGGAATAAAAATTACGAAAAAAATATTTAGCCCAGGCAACCTTGTTAGCCTGGTCGAGACGTCCCTTTCCATGCGCCTCGCGCGCTACGGCAAGAGCCTAGAGTTAATTAATGACCAGTAATTGTACTTctattctttgaaaatattttaaaCAATAAACTCACATCAACCAGGCAAAGACAAGAACCAAACACGTGGGTAGCAGGCGAGCCTGGTGTCATGGGAGCAGATGTGACAATAGAGGTAGGGGTATGTAGGAGAGGGCAGAGCCTAGCTACGCCGAGATTGTACACTCGGATTTACGAGTTCAgatccctctcggaggaggtaatagCCCTAAGTCTCGGTGCCGCGGAGGCTTTACTTGATTGGGGtgttgagttacagggggtgcgaacccttgtgcgggaggagaggggcggcttatatagagtctgtTGGACCCTCGTCACCCTCCATTATGCAAGGGTTCAATGAGAGAGTTAAGGACCAGAATGTTACTGGAAACGCCTGTATTTAATGATCTTTACAACGATGGAGTGAATACCTGACCATTGCCATCCTGGGGCAGctctaggtcttctgtactccgagtggaaTCAGATATTTCGAGTGAACGACGATGGTCGAGTGGGGGGTAGAGTAACCGAGCGGATCTTCTGTCGAGTGACTTGCATGTCGTGGCAATTCCAGTCGGTATCTCCTTTCTAACTTTGTAGGTCTTGGAGTCTTTCtgtagtgtccttgggtagggcatgtTGGTCAGGCCTAAAACCCTACCCTAGATACatgtcatcatcattagcccccgaatgaatCAGGGTACGAGTGAGAAAGGGCTGAAACTGATTCAGACCAGACTTGATGTCACAAAGACATTTGTTAGAGGTATGTGGATACATGAGCTGTTATACCCTTTGTCAATCGTCTCGATTGATTCTGGCTTGTGAATTGTCCGAGTGAGATAAGCTGCGATTCATAGAGTGGCGTATCTGACCCGAATGGATGTGAATACCTCTGATGCGGCCGATTGCTCTGCCAgatcccggatttcacgggattcaaAATTTTGGAGAAGCGCGCGGGCCGGCTGTAGAGCGGTAAGTGGAGCAAGTGGGGAGGGGCTCCTCGATTTTTGCGCCTCCTTTATCGCCACGTATTGCGTGGACGCCGGTCATGGGATGTGATAGGATCTTGCTGGCCCATAGGTTAGTGACTCGGACGCGCAGATTATAAAAGACGACGCAGCCGGTGTGTTCAACAGTACTCTCCACTGTTCCCCTCTCTCCTCGCCTCTCCGCCTCATCTGCTCCAGCGCTGCGCCGCCCCGCTCGACCCCGTCGACCACCGCAGAGATGGCGAAGGACAAGACGGCAAAGCTGGAGCGCGTGAAGAAGACGACCAAGGGGAAGAAGGCGTTCACCTCTTGGgtcgctgtaacaccctcgatgcggctatagctcccacgtgtcgaggcacgacttagagacataaccgcattgaaagcaatgtcgcaagttagacaatcttcacagcatcccatgtaatataaataataaaggggagatacatagttggcttacactcgccacgtcaatcaagaacataaatagcattacaacattcaaacactcatggcctgactacggcgccaaaataaaagataacccagcatgtgacacggtcccgatcaccccaactgggcaccactactgatcatcagggaaagacacgtagtatcggcgtgagtcctcgtcgaactcccacttgagctcaagcgcgtcttctggaatggaatcatcaggccctgcatctggtttggaagtaatctgtgagccacagggactcagcaatctcgcaccctcgcgatcaagactatttaagcttataggtaaggcagggtaaatatgtggagctgcagcaagcgactagcatatatggtggctatcctgttcgcaaaagagagagagagaaaaggaggcaaagcgcgaatgaaaaactagagggcaacctgcggcaagcattactccaactccgtgttcacttcccggactccgccgagaagagaccatcacggtaactcacactgttgattcattttaattaagttaaagttcaagttatctacaaccgtacattaacaaatttccatctgcccataaccgcgggcacggctttcgaaagttcaaatccctgcaggggagttccaacttagcccatgacaagctctcacggtcaacaaaggaatagaccttctcctgagacattcgatcagactcggtatcccggttctacaagacacttcgacaagttaaaacaaatccagcaacaccgcccgaatgtgtcgacaaattccgataggagctgcacatatctcgttctcagggcacactcagattgtccaaacttccggtaggccagcccagagttgcccctggtagccaccggcggctgacgaggtggaccaacactcagaggagcactggcccgggggggggggggttaataagatgaccctcgggctccggaaacccaagggaaaaagagcctaggtggcaaatggtaaaaccaaggttgggcattgctggaaaagctttaatcaaggcgaactatcaagggtttcccattataacccaaccgcgtaaggaacgcaaaatccgggaacataacaccgatatgacggaaactagggcggcaagagtggaacaaaacaccaggcgagaggccgagccttccaccctttaccaagtatatagatgcattaagataacatggcaatataatgatatcccaacaagtaaaataatgttccaacaaggaacagtctccaatcttcacctgcaactagaaacgctataagaggggctgagcaaagcggtaacatagccaaccaacggtttgctaggacatggtgggttagaagtttgacatggcaatttggggggcatgataagtaagtggta is drawn from Triticum dicoccoides isolate Atlit2015 ecotype Zavitan chromosome 4A, WEW_v2.0, whole genome shotgun sequence and contains these coding sequences:
- the LOC119285583 gene encoding probable dolichyl pyrophosphate Man9GlcNAc2 alpha-1,3-glucosyltransferase isoform X3; translated protein: MAKPKKSRNSAPDPSVAARLPWQPSAPPLATALLISFAALLLRALVSVGPYSGQGAAPKFGDYEAQRHWMELTLHLPSSDWYRNTSDNDLAYWGLDYPPLSAYQSRLHARLINASLPDAVALRSSRGFESHESKLLMRWTVLSSDLMVFFPAALWFVWAYIKDGVGGSGERREGWMWLLAMVLLNPCLVLIDHGHFQYNCISLGLTLGAIAGILSRNELVAAALFSLAINHKQMSMYFAPAFFGHLLGKCLKRKCPIVEIMKLGFVVLGTFALVWWPYLHSYEAAMQVISRLAPFERGLYEDYVANFWCTTSVLIKWKRLYAIKPLKLMSLSATILAFLPSFIQQVKSPSNLGFLYSLLNSSFSFYLFSYQVHEKSILLPLLPASLLALHEPHLHGWFTYYALFSMYPLICRDQLLLQYIAVLGLFVLIYYSPGGNYGKGTNISSGTMAVLSLPLLCSILLHTVYLQIEPPKRAGLRKRSSQEIIGPCLADVNL
- the LOC119285583 gene encoding probable dolichyl pyrophosphate Man9GlcNAc2 alpha-1,3-glucosyltransferase isoform X4, whose product is MAKPKKSRNSAPDPSVAARLPWQPSAPPLATALLISFAALLLRALVSVGPYSGQGAAPKFGDYEAQRHWMELTLHLPSSDWYRNTSDNDLAYWGLDYPPLSAYQSRLHARLINASLPDAVALRSSRGFESHESKLLMRWTVLSSDLMVFFPAALWFVWAYIKDGVGGSGERREGWMWLLAMVLLNPCLVLIDHGHFQYNCISLGLTLGAIAGILSRNELVAAALFSLAINHKQMSMYFAPAFFGHLLGKCLKRKCPIVEIMKLGFVVLGTFALVWWPYLHSYEAAMQVISRLAPFERGLYEDYVANFWCTTSVLIKWKRLYAIKPLKLMSLSATILAFLPSFIQQVKSPSNLGFLYSLLNSSFSFYLFSYQVHEKSILLPLLPASLLALHEPHLHGWFTYYALFSMYPLICRDQLLLQYIAVLGLFVLIYYSPGGNYGKGTNISSGTMAVLSLPLLCSILLHTVYLQIEPPKRVKEKVFTRDNRTVSR
- the LOC119285582 gene encoding probable leucine-rich repeat receptor-like protein kinase At5g49770 codes for the protein MEEAGGCARMGLRGVLLALALLLSVCVRASHGLTDSQDTSVLRALMDQWQNSPPTWGQSDDPCGVSPWDGVTCSNNRVISIKVSTMGIKGLLAADIGQLTELQSLDLSFNKDLGGVLTPTIGNLKQLATLILAGCSFHGNIPDELGSLPNLSYMALNSNQFSGKIPASLGNLSSLYWFDVADNQLTGPLPISSNGGMGLDKLTKTKHFHFNKNQLSGPIPDALFSPEMTLIHLLFDGNKFTGDIPDSLGFVSTLEVVRLDRNSLSGPVPANLNNLTKVNELNLANNQLNGPLPNLSGMTLLNYVDLSNNTFDPSPSPQWFWKLPQLSALVIQSGRLYGTVPMKLFSSPQLQQVILDGNAFNGTLDLGRSISSELSMVSFKDNDFSSVTVTSSYNGTLALAGNPVCDHLPNTAYCNVTQHAPSPAYTTSLVKCFSGACPPEQSMSPQSCGCAYPYQGVMYFRAPFFADVGNGTAFQELESKLWTKLELSPGSVALQDPFFNSDSYMQVQVKLFPSGGPYFNRTEVMRIGFDLSNQTFKPPKEFGPYYFIASPYPFPDRNGPASKSKGAIIGIAVGCGVLLIALVGAAVYAFMQRRRAQKATEELGGPFASWARSEERGGAPRLKGARWFSCEELKRSTNNFAEANELGYGGYGKVYRGMLPNGQFIAIKRAQQGSMQGGHEFKTEIELLSRVHHKNLVGLVGFCFEQGEQMLVYEYMSAGTLRDSLTGKSGLHLDWKKRLRVALGAARGLAYLHELADPPIIHRDVKSSNILMDEHLTAKVADFGLSKLVSDSDKGHVSTQVKGTLGYLDPEYYMSQQLTEKSDVYSFGVVMLELIIARQPIEKGKYIVREAKRVFDAADAEFCGLRGMIDSRIMNTNHLAAFSKFVQLALRCVEEGAAARPSMSDVVKEIEMMLQSEGLSSASTSASTSATDFDVTKSAPRHPYNDPLPKEKDMSTDSFDDYSGGYSFQSKVEPK